The following proteins are co-located in the Paludibaculum fermentans genome:
- a CDS encoding FAD-dependent oxidoreductase gives MKPTRREFGASALVGLAPKTDRKTEGGFVFESQERGHLLRDHARMAAPRERVKVPVVIVGGGVAGLSAAWRMDKRGFHNFVLLEMEQQAGGNARSGQNEISAYPWAAHYLPVPDKNETLVRELCEELGLLQDGVWSERWLCHSPQERLFLHGRWQDSIEPSIGLTTDDARQFKHFEERIAEFHASGAFRIPMEEGMAKSTDRERQLDRVTMGEWMRREGLYSPYLKWFIDYSTRDDYGTHAEDISAWAGLHYFAARAPEDKGPLTWPEGNGWIVKKLLAKLGKYVRTGSMVYKIQPAGRRWEILTEKTLYESDFVIYAAPTFLASWLIDPAPPRWPIDSAPWLTANLTLDRWPANKGLEYAWDNVIYNSPALGYVIATHQSVAMHRPETVWTFYWALADGNAADQRRILLGGDWNWWKEKIFADLERAHPDIRQCVKRMDIFRIGHAMPRPLPGTIFHPERQRRAKPAGSLVYANCDLSSLSLFEEAQYRGVKAAEHVLRLVG, from the coding sequence ATGAAGCCGACCCGGCGCGAATTCGGTGCGTCCGCCCTGGTTGGCCTGGCTCCCAAGACCGACCGCAAGACCGAGGGCGGCTTCGTCTTCGAATCGCAGGAGCGCGGCCACCTGCTGCGCGATCATGCCCGCATGGCGGCGCCCCGCGAACGCGTGAAGGTGCCGGTGGTCATTGTCGGCGGTGGCGTGGCCGGTCTTTCGGCGGCCTGGCGCATGGACAAGCGCGGCTTCCACAACTTCGTCCTGCTCGAGATGGAACAGCAGGCAGGCGGCAATGCGCGGTCCGGCCAGAATGAGATCTCCGCGTATCCCTGGGCGGCCCACTACCTGCCCGTGCCCGACAAGAACGAGACGCTGGTTCGCGAGTTGTGCGAAGAGCTCGGCCTCCTGCAGGATGGGGTCTGGAGCGAACGCTGGCTTTGCCACTCCCCGCAGGAGCGCCTGTTTCTGCACGGCCGGTGGCAGGACAGCATCGAGCCCTCCATCGGCCTGACGACGGACGACGCCCGCCAGTTCAAACACTTTGAAGAGCGCATCGCCGAGTTCCACGCCTCTGGTGCCTTCCGCATCCCCATGGAAGAGGGGATGGCTAAATCGACAGATCGGGAACGCCAGTTGGACCGCGTCACCATGGGTGAGTGGATGCGGCGCGAAGGGCTGTACTCGCCCTATCTGAAGTGGTTCATCGACTACTCCACGCGCGACGACTACGGCACTCATGCCGAGGACATCTCCGCCTGGGCAGGGCTGCACTACTTTGCCGCGCGTGCGCCTGAAGACAAGGGTCCGCTCACCTGGCCGGAGGGCAATGGGTGGATCGTTAAGAAGTTGCTGGCGAAGCTCGGCAAGTATGTGCGCACGGGCTCGATGGTCTACAAGATCCAGCCCGCGGGCCGCCGCTGGGAGATCCTCACCGAAAAGACGCTCTACGAATCGGACTTCGTGATCTACGCCGCGCCCACGTTCCTGGCGTCGTGGCTGATCGATCCAGCTCCGCCGCGCTGGCCCATCGACTCCGCGCCGTGGCTCACTGCGAACCTCACGCTGGACCGGTGGCCCGCTAACAAGGGGCTGGAGTACGCGTGGGACAACGTGATCTACAATTCGCCGGCGCTGGGCTACGTCATCGCCACCCATCAAAGCGTGGCGATGCACAGACCGGAGACGGTCTGGACCTTCTACTGGGCCCTGGCCGACGGCAATGCAGCCGACCAGCGGCGCATCCTGCTGGGCGGTGATTGGAACTGGTGGAAAGAGAAGATCTTCGCTGACCTGGAGCGCGCCCATCCCGACATCCGCCAGTGTGTGAAGCGCATGGACATCTTCCGCATCGGCCACGCCATGCCCCGGCCGCTGCCTGGCACGATCTTCCA
- a CDS encoding polyamine aminopropyltransferase yields MALVLFLSVFLIAACGLIYELIAGTLASYLLGDSVLQFSTIIGSYLFAMGIGSWLSRFIDRALVSRFITIELMVGLLGGFSSTILFLSFTYTTGFRFLLYALVIGIGILVGLEIPLLMRILRERFQFKELVANVLTFDYMGALGASLLFPLFLVPKLGMVRSAVLFGLVNAGVALWSTFLFKEHLPSPLLQRAVCAVVVLILGGGMVAADRITDTADAALYADDVIFSKTTPYQRIVLTKWKQDYRLYLNSHLQFSSRDEYRYHECLVHPGLASIPGAKRALVLGGGDGLAVREMLKYPGLESITLVDLDPEMTRQFSTHPLLVQLNGGSFKNPKVHIVNADAFPWLEKNDDLYDFIAIDFPDPNNYSLGKLYTTAFYRLVRHHLSQNGVAVVQSTSPMFARQSFWCINETMKQAGFNVHAYHVYVPSFGEWGYVIGTQGDWRPPTQLPSGLKFLTLKNVAGLFDFPPDLAPVPVEPNRLNDQSLVRYYDREWREIVR; encoded by the coding sequence ATGGCGCTGGTTCTCTTCCTTTCCGTTTTCCTGATCGCGGCCTGCGGTCTGATTTATGAACTGATTGCCGGCACGCTCGCCAGTTACCTGCTGGGCGACAGCGTGCTTCAGTTCAGCACGATCATCGGCAGCTACCTGTTTGCCATGGGCATCGGCAGTTGGCTGTCGAGGTTCATCGACCGCGCCCTGGTGTCGCGGTTCATCACCATTGAACTCATGGTGGGGCTGCTGGGCGGCTTCTCGTCGACCATCCTCTTCCTCTCTTTCACCTACACCACCGGCTTCCGGTTCCTGCTCTACGCCCTGGTGATCGGCATCGGCATTCTGGTGGGCCTGGAAATCCCGCTGCTCATGCGCATCCTGCGCGAGCGCTTCCAGTTCAAGGAACTGGTGGCGAACGTCCTTACCTTCGACTATATGGGCGCGCTGGGCGCGTCCCTGCTGTTCCCGCTGTTCCTGGTGCCGAAGCTGGGCATGGTCCGCAGCGCCGTCCTGTTCGGCCTGGTGAACGCCGGCGTGGCGCTGTGGTCAACCTTCCTGTTCAAGGAGCACTTGCCGTCGCCGCTGCTCCAACGGGCCGTCTGTGCCGTGGTTGTGCTGATCCTGGGCGGCGGCATGGTGGCCGCTGACCGCATCACCGACACCGCCGATGCCGCCCTCTATGCCGATGACGTGATCTTCTCGAAAACCACGCCCTACCAGCGCATCGTGCTGACCAAGTGGAAGCAGGACTACCGGCTCTACCTGAACTCGCACCTGCAGTTCAGCTCACGGGACGAGTACCGCTATCACGAGTGCCTGGTGCACCCGGGCCTGGCCTCCATCCCCGGCGCGAAACGCGCGCTGGTGCTGGGCGGCGGAGACGGACTGGCTGTCCGCGAGATGTTGAAGTATCCGGGTCTGGAATCTATCACCCTGGTGGACCTCGATCCCGAGATGACGCGCCAGTTCTCCACGCACCCGCTGCTGGTGCAGTTGAACGGCGGTTCTTTCAAGAATCCCAAGGTCCACATCGTGAACGCCGACGCGTTTCCGTGGCTCGAGAAGAACGATGACCTCTACGACTTCATCGCCATCGACTTCCCCGACCCCAACAACTACTCGCTGGGCAAGCTGTACACGACGGCGTTCTACCGCTTGGTGAGGCACCACCTGTCGCAGAATGGAGTGGCCGTGGTCCAATCCACATCGCCCATGTTTGCGCGGCAGTCGTTCTGGTGCATCAACGAGACGATGAAGCAGGCGGGATTCAACGTCCACGCGTATCACGTCTACGTGCCTTCGTTCGGCGAATGGGGCTACGTCATCGGGACGCAGGGCGATTGGCGGCCGCCGACGCAACTGCCTTCTGGGTTGAAGTTCCTCACGTTGAAGAATGTGGCGGGGTTGTTCGATTTCCCGCCGGATCTGGCGCCTGTCCCGGTGGAACCCAATCGCCTGAACGATCAGAGCCTGGTGCGCTACTACGATCGTGAGTGGCGCGAAATCGTGCGATGA
- a CDS encoding DUF350 domain-containing protein, giving the protein MGIEFHLGSLINALIYAVVGVVILVVSFITWDKITPYDLWREIVEKQNTALAIFAGLMALGIAIIVASAVH; this is encoded by the coding sequence ATGGGCATTGAATTCCATCTCGGTTCGTTGATCAACGCGCTCATCTATGCCGTGGTCGGCGTGGTGATTCTGGTGGTGAGCTTCATCACTTGGGACAAGATCACACCCTACGATCTCTGGAGAGAGATTGTGGAGAAGCAGAACACGGCGCTCGCGATCTTCGCGGGGCTGATGGCGCTGGGTATCGCGATTATCGTCGCTTCGGCTGTCCACTAA
- a CDS encoding DUF4178 domain-containing protein — translation MVAPSRVPKPKAINCPNCGGNIELRGFAHTRSAVCVQCCTIIDPTTPELQILQQFDERLRVRPLIPLGTRGKYRGIPYEVIGFQVRCINSDGVEYSWHEYLLFNPFKGFRYLTQYDGHWNDVLTVHGLPSFTTLGGRKAVNYNNVNYKHFQNAVARTAFVMGEFPWAVRVGETNTVDDYVSAPYMMSSEQTEGEVNWSFGTYILGAEIEQAFQLKTKLPAPRGVYANQPSPFQDKVRASWRTFMLLCLGWAALMAFFTFSASNRVIFDQNFHFAQAVPGEHSFVTQPFEVPGKGNVEIELTTDLKNNWAYFSLALLREDGAQGFDFGREVSYYSGRDSDGSWSEGKAKDSVILPRVPAGRYYLRIEPEMDAQASATAASGMTMNYEVTVRRDVPTTWLFWLALPLLLIPPIVTSIRAMAFEGRRWSESDYAPGSSSSSGDDD, via the coding sequence ATGGTAGCGCCGTCCCGCGTCCCGAAACCGAAAGCCATCAATTGCCCCAATTGTGGCGGCAACATCGAACTGCGCGGCTTTGCGCATACGCGTAGCGCGGTATGCGTGCAGTGTTGCACCATCATCGATCCGACGACGCCGGAGCTCCAGATCCTCCAGCAGTTCGACGAGCGCCTGCGCGTACGGCCCCTGATCCCGTTGGGCACCCGCGGTAAGTATCGTGGAATCCCCTATGAGGTCATCGGCTTCCAGGTGCGATGCATCAACTCGGATGGAGTCGAGTACTCCTGGCACGAGTACCTGCTGTTCAACCCGTTCAAGGGCTTCCGCTACCTGACGCAGTACGACGGGCACTGGAATGATGTGCTGACCGTGCACGGCCTGCCGTCGTTCACGACGCTGGGCGGCCGGAAAGCCGTCAACTACAATAACGTCAATTACAAGCACTTCCAGAACGCGGTGGCGCGCACGGCGTTCGTGATGGGCGAGTTCCCGTGGGCTGTGCGGGTGGGCGAGACGAATACGGTCGACGATTACGTCTCCGCGCCTTACATGATGTCGTCGGAGCAGACGGAAGGCGAGGTCAACTGGTCGTTCGGCACGTATATTCTGGGCGCCGAAATCGAGCAGGCGTTCCAACTCAAGACCAAGTTGCCCGCGCCGCGGGGTGTCTACGCCAACCAGCCGTCTCCTTTCCAGGACAAAGTGCGGGCCTCCTGGCGCACGTTCATGCTGCTGTGCTTGGGATGGGCCGCGCTGATGGCGTTCTTCACGTTCAGCGCCAGCAACCGGGTGATCTTCGATCAGAATTTCCATTTCGCACAGGCTGTGCCCGGAGAGCATTCCTTCGTTACCCAGCCGTTCGAGGTGCCTGGAAAAGGCAATGTCGAGATTGAATTGACTACGGATCTGAAGAACAACTGGGCCTACTTCAGCCTGGCGCTGCTGCGCGAGGATGGCGCCCAGGGTTTTGATTTCGGCCGGGAAGTGAGTTACTACAGCGGCCGGGATAGCGACGGTTCCTGGTCGGAAGGCAAGGCGAAGGATAGCGTGATCCTGCCGCGGGTTCCGGCGGGCCGGTACTACCTGCGGATCGAGCCGGAGATGGACGCGCAGGCCTCCGCCACGGCGGCCTCCGGCATGACGATGAACTATGAGGTAACGGTGCGGCGGGACGTGCCCACCACCTGGCTCTTCTGGCTGGCCCTGCCACTGCTGCTGATTCCGCCGATTGTAACCAGCATCCGGGCCATGGCTTTTGAGGGGAGACGGTGGTCGGAGAGCGACTATGCTCCGGGATCCTCCTCTTCGAGTGGAGACGACGACTGA
- a CDS encoding DUF4178 domain-containing protein, giving the protein MSGPSSNCPNCGAPIKFAWSSAVQAACPYCQAIIIRRDVNLEAVGTVADLPPDASAIQLMTEGFFDNKHFTVIGRIRYEWEQGNWNEWHLLMNDGTSGWLSDAQADYAVSFAVTSPITFPTPLEMKKGQVFQLQGAQFMVTHLTKVRYVGFEGELPFTTSDRSEFTTADLRTMDARFATIDYSETPPLLFMGRYVDIEALKLTGLREFEGW; this is encoded by the coding sequence ATGAGTGGACCCTCCTCAAACTGCCCCAATTGCGGCGCTCCCATCAAATTCGCCTGGTCCAGCGCGGTGCAGGCCGCCTGCCCCTATTGCCAGGCGATCATCATCCGCCGGGATGTGAATCTGGAAGCGGTGGGCACGGTAGCCGATCTGCCGCCCGACGCTTCGGCGATCCAGTTGATGACGGAGGGCTTCTTCGACAACAAGCACTTCACCGTCATTGGCCGGATCCGCTATGAGTGGGAGCAGGGCAACTGGAACGAGTGGCACCTGCTCATGAATGACGGCACCAGCGGCTGGCTCAGCGATGCCCAGGCGGATTACGCCGTCTCGTTCGCCGTGACCTCGCCCATCACCTTCCCCACGCCCCTGGAGATGAAGAAGGGGCAGGTCTTTCAGCTGCAAGGCGCCCAGTTCATGGTGACGCACCTGACCAAGGTCCGCTATGTGGGCTTTGAGGGGGAGTTGCCCTTCACGACCTCGGATCGCAGCGAGTTCACGACCGCCGATCTGCGCACCATGGATGCGCGCTTTGCGACCATCGACTATTCCGAGACGCCGCCGCTGCTGTTCATGGGCCGGTATGTGGACATCGAAGCACTGAAGTTGACCGGCCTGAGGGAGTTTGAAGGATGGTAG
- the speD gene encoding S-adenosylmethionine decarboxylase gives MTSGCEWVVDAAGCDPATLASLPALEALFDDMVAGLQLHPVAPTVWHQFPGLTPAMPGGITGLSLLAESHLAVHTFPEHGALSLNLFCCKPRDNWAFEHELTRRFEARKVDVRRLERALS, from the coding sequence ATGACTTCCGGCTGTGAATGGGTGGTCGATGCCGCGGGCTGCGATCCGGCCACCCTGGCCTCTCTGCCGGCACTTGAGGCCCTATTCGACGACATGGTCGCCGGTCTGCAACTACACCCGGTCGCGCCCACCGTGTGGCACCAGTTTCCTGGACTGACTCCGGCCATGCCCGGAGGCATTACCGGGCTATCCTTATTGGCGGAGTCGCATCTGGCGGTACACACTTTTCCGGAGCATGGCGCGCTGTCGCTGAACCTGTTTTGCTGCAAGCCTCGTGACAATTGGGCCTTCGAGCATGAACTGACCCGCCGATTCGAGGCGCGCAAGGTGGATGTCAGAAGATTGGAGCGCGCTCTTTCATGA
- a CDS encoding SPFH domain-containing protein, protein MALGDQIKSFLKKQFIDVIQWTDQEDGVLAYRYPMQDMEIQNGAQLTVRESQAAMFVNEGRCADIFSPGLYTLNTRTLPLLTNLQNWDKMFASPFKSDVFYFSTRQQIAQRWGTAQPVTIRDKDFGAIRLRGFGVYSWHVDNPKLFLTKVSGFGEVYRVSEVEPQLRQTIVGRMSDAFAESQIPFLDMAANLVEVGDRIKASITPVFAELGIAIDQFVVENLSLPEELQKFLDTRVGMNMIGNMQQYTQFQAANSLPIAAANEGGGLAGLGVGLGAGVGLGQVFSQAMNPQAQQPPQAPPPVAPQAAPPVVPVVPVAGAAAVPDTKFCSECGQKIPRASKFCPECGKPQQ, encoded by the coding sequence ATGGCCCTTGGTGATCAGATCAAATCCTTTCTCAAGAAACAGTTCATTGACGTTATCCAGTGGACGGACCAGGAAGATGGCGTCCTTGCGTACCGGTATCCCATGCAGGACATGGAAATCCAGAATGGTGCGCAACTTACGGTGCGAGAGTCGCAGGCGGCGATGTTCGTCAACGAAGGCCGCTGCGCCGACATCTTCAGCCCCGGGCTGTATACGCTCAACACGCGTACCCTGCCGCTGCTGACGAACCTTCAGAACTGGGACAAGATGTTCGCGTCCCCGTTCAAGAGCGACGTCTTCTACTTTTCGACCAGGCAGCAGATTGCCCAGCGTTGGGGCACGGCCCAGCCGGTCACGATTCGCGACAAGGACTTCGGCGCGATCCGGCTGCGTGGTTTCGGCGTTTATTCGTGGCATGTCGACAATCCAAAGCTGTTCCTGACGAAGGTCAGCGGCTTTGGGGAAGTCTACCGGGTGAGCGAAGTGGAGCCGCAGCTGCGCCAGACGATTGTCGGCCGCATGTCGGATGCCTTCGCCGAGAGCCAGATTCCGTTCCTGGACATGGCCGCCAACCTGGTGGAGGTGGGCGACCGCATCAAGGCGTCGATCACGCCGGTGTTTGCGGAGCTGGGCATCGCCATCGATCAGTTCGTGGTGGAAAACCTCTCGCTGCCGGAAGAGCTGCAGAAGTTCCTCGACACGCGCGTGGGCATGAACATGATCGGGAATATGCAGCAGTACACGCAGTTCCAGGCGGCCAATTCGCTGCCCATCGCGGCTGCGAACGAGGGCGGCGGGCTGGCCGGCCTCGGTGTGGGTTTGGGCGCGGGCGTCGGGCTGGGGCAGGTGTTCTCCCAGGCGATGAATCCGCAGGCGCAACAGCCGCCGCAGGCTCCTCCTCCTGTTGCTCCGCAGGCGGCGCCCCCGGTGGTGCCGGTCGTGCCGGTCGCCGGTGCGGCAGCGGTGCCTGATACGAAATTCTGCTCCGAGTGCGGGCAGAAGATTCCACGGGCGTCGAAGTTCTGCCCGGAGTGCGGTAAGCCTCAGCAGTAA